Proteins from a single region of Sesamum indicum cultivar Zhongzhi No. 13 linkage group LG5, S_indicum_v1.0, whole genome shotgun sequence:
- the LOC105161781 gene encoding uncharacterized protein LOC105161781 has protein sequence MTKMGKTVNGNDAKHLTEANTYDDHLPPLVRALKASAERKTVAFHFPGHKRGQAAPSPLAELIGTKPFLHDVTELPDLDRFFSPKGPLLEAKRLAAELFGAKETWFLVGGTSCGVQAAIMATCSPRDTIILPRNAHVSATTGVIFSGAMPKYIVPQYNSEWDIAAGITPSQVKSAIRESKASGRKVGAVFVTSPTYNGICSNLSEISKVCHSQGIPLIVDEAHGAHFKFHPEMPKTALDQGADISIQSTHKVLCSFSQTSMLHISGENIDRERLHKCLHALQSTSPSWLFLASLDAARHQLSTDSTAFNEAVNLANVAKILIRKIPGIYVLDLSAFPGFSSMDPLRVTIGVWQLGLSGFQANEILDNDLGIIPELVSTNSVTLAFSQGTTGEHVQRLVSGLKHLSGKFSTVNRGNAVTEKARPYDDPIMSLNPREAFFASKTRMKFKDCSGEVCGEFLCPYPPGIPVLVPGEVITEKALDYLQQIKSHGGFIIGAADPQLDYIVVCKTSH, from the exons ATGACGAAGATGGGGAAGACTGTCAATGGAAACGATGCTAAACATCTCACAGAAGCAAACACTTATGATGATCATCTTCCTCCGTTGGTACGCGCACTAAAGGCTTCAGCAGAGAGAAAAACAGTTGCTTTTCACTTTCCAGGGCATAAAAGAGGGCAAGCTGCACCGTCACCTTTAGCTGAACTCATCGGCACAAAGCCCTTTCTCCATGATGTTACTGAGCTGCCAGACCTGGACAGGTTTTTCTCCCCAAAGGGTCCTCTTCTGGAAGCCAAAAGGCTGGCTGCAGAGCTGTTTGGAGCGAAAGAGACGTGGTTTCTAGTTGGGGGCACTAGTTGCGGTGTTCAGGCAGCCATTATGGCCACTTGCTCGCCCAGGGATACTATTATCCTGCCGCGGAACGCCCATGTTTCCGCCACTACAGGTGTGATATTTTCTGGAGCCATGCCAAAATACATAGTTCCGCAGTATAATTCTGAATGGGATATTGCTGCTGGGATCACACCCTCCCAG GTGAAATCGGCAATCCGAGAATCAAAAGCGAGTGGTCGGAAAGTGGGTGCAGTTTTCGTCACATCCCCTACCTACAACGGGATCTGTAGCAACCTGAGCGAGATTTCAAAAGTATGCCATTCTCAAGGAATCCCTCTGATCGTCGACGAGGCGCATGGAGCTCACTTCAAATTCCATCCTGAAATGCCTAAAACAGCACTGGATCAAGGGGCCGACATTTCCATACAATCTACTCACAAAGTTTTGTGCTCCTTTTCACAGACATCGATGCTTCATATTTCAGGCGAAAATATTGACAGAGAAAGACTCCACAAATGCCTACACGCCCTTCAGTCCACCAGCCCCAGTTGGCTTTTCTTAGCCTCATTGGATGCTGCCAGGCACCAACTAAGCACCGACTCCACTGCCTTCAATGAAGCAGTTAATTTGGCTAATGTAGCCAAAATCTTGATCCGTAAAATTCCAGGGATTTATGTTCTTGATCTTTCAGCATTCCCCGGCTTCTCAAGCATGGACCCTTTGCGTGTCACGATTGGTGTCTGGCAGCTGGGCCTGTCGGGTTTCCAGGCGAATGAAATATTGGACAATGATCTTGGGATCATCCCTGAACTCGTCAGCACAAACTCTGTGACTCTAGCATTTAGCCAGGGAACAACTGGTGAGCATGTTCAGAGACTCGTGTCTGGATTGAAGCATTTATCGGGGAAATTTTCTACAGTAAACCGTGGTAATGCAGTTACTGAAAAAGCACGGCCGTACGATGATCCTATCATGAGTTTGAATCCTAGAGAGGCCTTCTTTGCTAGCAAGACAAGAATGAAGTTCAAGGATTGCAGTGGAGAAGTCTGTGGAGAGTTCCTTTGCCCTTACCCGCCAGGAATTCCAGTTCTTGTACCTGGTGAAGTGATTACTGAGAAAGCATTGGATTATCTGCAGCAAATAAAAAGCCATGGTGGTTTTATAATTGGAGCTGCTGATCCTCAACTTGACTACATTGTTGTGTGCAAAACAAGCCACTag